A window of the Candidatus Zixiibacteriota bacterium genome harbors these coding sequences:
- the hrcA gene encoding heat-inducible transcriptional repressor HrcA, protein MAFEHLSGREQEILRVLIEHYVATAEPVGSRVLATRYRIGLSPATIRNTMQDLEEMGLIRQPHTSAGRVPTDEGYRVFVDNLLEPQPVPNDLARRLREEIAAASKRAVDEILEQTAHVLAGVTSQIGVTLAPSFQKGTVSHIELIPVAERRMLVVLSIQSGLVRTILLEVSSDVDRKTIEATQSALNERLAGQPLGSIKSTAAERMKGDSRADARLVRLFIDAAEDLVERPPGEALHVNGTANLFTQPEFADHEVLGGVLRVIEERTPIVELLRSRGMGEGIVVTIGREVSLRGAEGCSLVSASYQAGRIEGTIGVIGPTRMEYAKLVSVVDYVAKLLSEQIES, encoded by the coding sequence ATGGCGTTTGAGCATCTCAGCGGTCGCGAGCAGGAGATTCTCCGTGTCCTGATCGAGCACTATGTGGCCACCGCGGAACCCGTGGGATCCAGAGTCCTGGCCACCCGGTATCGGATTGGGCTGTCGCCGGCGACGATCCGTAACACGATGCAGGATCTGGAGGAAATGGGATTGATCCGCCAACCCCACACGTCGGCGGGACGCGTGCCGACCGACGAGGGGTATCGCGTTTTCGTCGACAATCTGCTGGAGCCGCAGCCGGTTCCCAACGATTTGGCGCGTCGGCTACGGGAAGAGATCGCGGCCGCCAGCAAGCGTGCTGTCGATGAGATTCTCGAACAGACTGCGCACGTGCTGGCCGGAGTCACATCGCAAATCGGCGTGACTCTGGCCCCGAGCTTCCAGAAGGGGACTGTCTCGCACATCGAACTGATCCCGGTGGCCGAGCGGCGGATGTTGGTGGTGCTGAGCATCCAGTCCGGCCTTGTGCGGACCATTCTGTTGGAAGTCTCTTCCGACGTCGATCGCAAGACCATCGAGGCCACGCAGTCGGCTCTCAATGAGCGTCTGGCGGGACAGCCCTTGGGATCGATCAAGTCCACCGCCGCCGAGCGGATGAAAGGCGATTCCCGCGCCGATGCCCGTCTCGTGCGGTTGTTCATCGATGCCGCCGAAGACCTGGTGGAGCGCCCGCCGGGCGAAGCCTTGCATGTCAATGGCACCGCGAATCTCTTCACCCAACCGGAATTCGCCGATCACGAAGTCCTCGGCGGCGTTTTGCGCGTGATTGAGGAGCGCACCCCGATCGTCGAGCTTCTGCGCAGTCGCGGCATGGGGGAGGGGATCGTCGTCACCATCGGCCGCGAGGTCAGTCTGCGCGGCGCCGAGGGATGTTCCCTGGTGTCGGCCAGCTATCAGGCGGGACGCATCGAAGGAACGATCGGCGTGATCGGGCCGACGCGCATGGAGTACGCCAAGCTGGTGTCCGTGGTCGACTATGTCGCCAAATTGCTGTCGGAGCAGATTGAATCGTGA
- a CDS encoding nucleotide exchange factor GrpE: MTDPDPQSLPADETASVNGEPAEPAADQAGTPVVETPPEAPTEDWHDRYLRLAAEFDNFRKRSAREFGELVRTAERDLILELTEVLDNLGRAADADHKGESVDQFAKGVALIRDQLRQVLERRGLEQMQCVGSPFDPEQHDAMLRMPSDDHAEGLVAQEVSPGYRLGGKVLRHAKVIVSQGKAEENQEP; the protein is encoded by the coding sequence GTGACCGATCCTGATCCCCAATCTCTGCCTGCGGACGAGACCGCGTCGGTGAACGGGGAACCGGCGGAACCGGCGGCGGATCAAGCTGGAACGCCGGTCGTCGAAACCCCTCCAGAGGCGCCGACAGAGGACTGGCACGATCGGTATTTGCGTCTGGCGGCTGAGTTCGACAATTTTCGCAAGCGCTCGGCACGGGAATTCGGCGAGTTGGTCCGGACCGCCGAGCGCGACTTGATCCTGGAACTGACCGAGGTTCTCGACAATCTCGGCCGGGCGGCGGACGCCGACCACAAAGGGGAATCGGTCGACCAGTTCGCCAAAGGCGTGGCGCTGATTCGCGATCAACTCCGGCAGGTCTTGGAACGGCGCGGCCTGGAGCAGATGCAGTGTGTTGGTTCACCTTTCGATCCGGAACAACACGACGCCATGCTGCGTATGCCATCCGATGATCATGCCGAAGGGCTGGTGGCGCAGGAGGTATCACCTGGCTATCGCCTCGGCGGCAAGGTGCTCCGCCACGCCAAGGTGATCGTCTCGCAAGGGAAGGCGGAGGAGAATCAGGAACCGTAG
- the dnaK gene encoding molecular chaperone DnaK produces the protein MGKVIGIDLGTTNSCVAVMEGGQPTVIPNAEGGRTTPSVVAFTKEGERLVGQIAKRQAITNPENTVFSIKRFMGRRHSEVASEEKLVPYKVTENASGDVRVVAGGKEYSPPEISALILQAMKKAAEDYLGGPVTQAVITVPAYFNDSQRQATKDAGRIAGLEVLRIINEPTAASLAYGLDKKKDEKIAVYDLGGGTFDISILELGDGVFEVRSTNGDTHLGGDDFDQRIIDWMADEFRKSQGIDLRKDRMALQRLKEAAEKAKCELSTTMQTSINLPFITADQSGPKHLDLTLSRAKLESLVEDLLQRTVGPCRQALKDANCAPSDVDEVVLVGGMTRMPKVQEIVKEIFGKEPHKGVNPDEVVAVGAAIQGGVLAGDVKDVLLLDVTPLSLGIETLGSVMTRLIDRNTTIPTRKSQIFSTASDSQTAVSIHVLQGEREMAIDNRTLGRFDLVGIPPAPRGVPQIEVTFDIDANGIVHVSAKDMATGKEQKIRIESSSGLSEEEIKKMVKDAEAHSEEDKQKKTLIEARNKADQMVYTTEKTLKDFGDKVGADDKTRIEAAIEKVKSVQTGSDAKAIDDAVEELMRASHKLAEEMYRQKTTESGSGAGPSAGPRPEPSSASGGGDGGPVDADFEVVDDKDKK, from the coding sequence ATGGGTAAAGTCATCGGCATCGATCTGGGTACCACGAACTCCTGTGTCGCCGTGATGGAGGGCGGCCAGCCGACCGTCATCCCCAACGCCGAAGGGGGGCGCACCACGCCGTCGGTCGTCGCCTTTACCAAGGAGGGTGAACGGCTGGTCGGGCAGATCGCCAAACGGCAGGCGATCACCAATCCGGAAAACACGGTCTTCTCGATCAAGCGGTTCATGGGACGCCGCCATTCCGAAGTCGCCTCGGAGGAAAAGCTGGTCCCCTACAAGGTGACCGAGAATGCCTCGGGGGATGTGCGTGTCGTGGCTGGCGGCAAGGAGTATTCTCCGCCGGAGATTTCCGCCTTGATCCTGCAAGCGATGAAGAAGGCGGCCGAGGACTATCTCGGCGGCCCGGTCACGCAGGCGGTGATCACCGTGCCCGCCTACTTCAACGATTCCCAGCGTCAGGCGACCAAGGACGCCGGACGCATCGCGGGACTCGAAGTGTTGCGGATCATCAATGAACCGACCGCGGCCTCACTGGCATATGGCCTCGACAAGAAGAAGGATGAGAAGATCGCCGTCTATGATCTCGGCGGCGGCACCTTCGACATCTCCATTCTTGAGCTGGGCGATGGCGTCTTTGAGGTCCGTTCGACCAATGGCGACACGCACCTCGGCGGCGATGACTTCGATCAGCGGATCATCGACTGGATGGCCGATGAGTTCAGGAAGTCGCAGGGGATTGATCTGCGCAAAGACCGGATGGCGTTGCAGCGCCTGAAAGAAGCGGCCGAGAAGGCGAAGTGCGAGTTGTCGACCACGATGCAGACCTCGATCAATCTACCGTTTATCACCGCCGATCAATCCGGTCCCAAGCATCTTGATCTGACGCTCTCGCGGGCCAAACTGGAGTCGCTGGTCGAGGACCTGCTGCAGCGTACCGTCGGACCGTGCCGTCAGGCGTTGAAAGACGCCAACTGCGCGCCCTCCGACGTCGATGAGGTTGTGCTGGTCGGCGGCATGACGCGCATGCCCAAGGTCCAGGAGATCGTCAAGGAGATCTTCGGCAAGGAGCCGCACAAGGGCGTCAATCCCGATGAAGTGGTCGCCGTCGGCGCGGCGATTCAGGGCGGCGTCTTGGCCGGGGACGTCAAGGACGTGCTGCTTCTGGATGTCACGCCTCTGTCGCTCGGCATCGAGACGCTCGGCAGTGTGATGACGCGGCTGATTGACCGCAACACGACAATCCCGACGCGCAAGTCGCAGATATTCTCCACCGCCTCCGACAGTCAGACCGCCGTGTCGATCCATGTCCTTCAAGGCGAGCGGGAGATGGCGATCGACAATCGCACGCTCGGTCGCTTCGATCTTGTCGGCATTCCCCCGGCGCCGCGCGGTGTGCCCCAGATCGAAGTAACCTTTGACATCGACGCGAATGGCATCGTGCATGTCTCGGCCAAGGACATGGCGACCGGCAAGGAGCAGAAGATCCGGATCGAGTCGTCCAGCGGCCTCTCCGAGGAAGAAATCAAGAAGATGGTCAAGGATGCCGAAGCGCACTCCGAGGAGGACAAACAGAAGAAGACACTGATTGAAGCACGCAACAAGGCCGACCAGATGGTCTACACGACCGAGAAAACGCTGAAGGACTTCGGCGACAAAGTCGGCGCCGACGATAAGACGCGCATCGAAGCGGCCATCGAGAAGGTCAAGTCGGTTCAGACCGGGAGCGATGCCAAAGCCATCGATGACGCAGTCGAAGAACTGATGCGCGCCTCGCACAAGCTCGCCGAGGAGATGTATCGCCAGAAGACCACCGAAAGTGGCTC